The segment CTGACCGGCCCCCCCGCGGTCGGAGGTCATCGCCTCCTCCCCTTGAATCGCTTCATCCGGAAGACGTTCTCCCTCTCGCGCTCCTCGAGGGCGAGGAGGATGGCGCGCATCCCGGCGCGCAACCCCGGGAGGATCACCTCGTTCAGCACGTTGATCCGCCGGGTCGATTTTCCGATCTCCGCGCCGATCTTCTTGAACCGGGTTTCGACCGCGACCACCTCGAGCACCGCCTCCAGCGCCTTCTCGAATTCGCGGGCCGCCGCCTGGGTCGAGCTCGCGACGCCGGAGATGGAGTACCCCCGCGCGTCGGCGGAGCGCACGATCCCCTGCCACCGGATCTCCGGGACCCGGATGC is part of the Deltaproteobacteria bacterium genome and harbors:
- a CDS encoding V-type ATP synthase subunit D produces the protein MTDRTSTPSRMNLLLLKDQEQAARGALELLRSKREALARELFAIAEQAVATRGAFEETIRRATWALAVSLGHEGRADVESAAFAARREIPVSISERSFWGIRVPEIRWQGIVRSADARGYSISGVASSTQAAAREFEKALEAVLEVVAVETRFKKIGAEIGKSTRRINVLNEVILPGLRAGMRAILLALEERERENVFRMKRFKGRRR